The DNA sequence GCTAAATCACAATACCAAAAACCATATTCTTGTTGCATCGCCCCTTCTTCTGATTGTGGGGCGGGATAGGTTCGATATATGATTTTCCCTTTTGAGAAGTAGACAGGTTTCTTAAAAATAGGACCATCAAAACAAAAGGTGTGAAACTCTCCATTCTCTCCACAGGGGTCGACATTTTTGGGCAAATCGTTCAAAAAGTCGTGGTCTATCAGACGGCCACAGAATGATTTGGGCAATAGTTCTGCATTACAGCATATGACAATTGCCTTGAATCCGTTGTCGATAAAGTCAAGCAGTAACCTTTTGCTGTCTTTTTTCCACAAAGGAAAAATGGCCTTGATTCCCATTTGGGCGAGCATGGTTTCCCGATAGTTTCTTAAATCTTCCAAAAAAATATCGCCAAAAACGGTATGGGTATATCCCCGTGCCTTAAGTGCTGTCAGTTTTTCGGTCATGAGATGATGGTAATCTTCCATGGACGGGCTTTCATCCAATTCCAGCACCTCAAGGGGAATTTCTATTGCTCTTGCCTGTTCTTCTAAAATACTTCTATGCAGGCCATGCATCGACACCCGATCGTATTTCACGTTGATGGTGGTCAGCAAAAGTTCGACTGCCAAGCTTTTTTCTTCTTGTATGGAATGCAGCGCCATGGCTGCATCCTTACCACTACTCCAGTTAAAAAAGGTTTTGGGTCTATCCATATTTCGCTATCCATTTTGAAAATAGTTGATGAAGCAATGGCAACCCTTCCATCAATGCCGCAGGTCCGGGTTGAAGAATGATTTCAGACTTGATTTCAAAGACATCATCTCTTCTTACGGCTGTAATGTTCTGCCAATTGGGGCGTTGCAACATCTTTTGTTTTTTGAACATTTTACCGCACCAAGAAGCCAAGATGATGTCTGGATTTCTTCTGACCAACTCATTTTTATCTTCAATGATGCGGTCTTTTGCCAGTGACGCTCTACGGTTTTCAGGAAAAACATCGTTTCCTCCCGCCAATTCAATCAGTTCACTTACCCATTGGATTCCTGTTATAAGGGGGTCGTACCACTCTTCAAAATACACTTTCGGCTTTTTGTTCCAATCACTTGTGCTTTGCCCGATCTGACGGATATTGGTTTCGATTTTTTGTACTAGGTGCATAGCCTGCTCCCTTTTATCTACCAAAGCACCCAACTGTACCATCATTTCCAAAATACCTTGTACACTTCTGTGATTGTTGATCCAAACCGTAACTCCCCTTTTGATCAATTCTTTGGCGATGGTGGCCTGAATATCTGAAAAACCAATGACCAGATCTGGCCGTAATGCGAGAATTTCGTCTATGTTGGCATCAACAAAAGTGGACACTTTTGGTTTTTCTTTTCTAGCTCTTTTCGGTCGGACCGTAAACCCGGAAACACCTACTATTCTTGATTCCTCACCAAGCAAATACAGGGTTTCCGTTGTCTCTTCGGTCAGACATACAATACGTTTAGGGCCATAGTCAGTATCTGGCCGTTGATTTGTGGTGCTTTTCATTGATTTCACTCATTAGCTGATATGTACTTTGACACAAGACTTACAGTTTCTATACGTTTCTGACGCGAATTTCACGAATGCACACGAATTATTATGATATTGCTTATCGTCAAAAAGGTCAATCCTGAACTTTACGTCGGTTGAAAAACATATGGCTCTTTAGTTCTTGGAGCGGTTTGGTCCAAATTCGGATTCCATAAAACAAAAACCTTCCCAAGATTACAAATTTCAGGAAGGCTTTCGTACCTAGCTTTTTTCTATGGTGATAGTTAAGTCTTGATAGTATTCTTTTTTTAGAACTCAAAACCACCATTAAAATACACCGCCCCTGGTATGAGGGATACTTCCAAAGATTCGAGCAAAGAATTATCAGACAAATCATATACTTCCAGCGAACCCGCACTGACAAAATCTTTGGCATCAACACCGTATAGCCTTCCATCATTCACGCTCATATCGTAAAAGGAAACGCCCGTAATCTCTGCCGATGTAGGCAATGACGCATCTAAAACACCCATCTTGAATACGCTCCCCCCCATTACGTAGTAGAGGTCATCCCCATCTACTGAAAGATAACTGGGGTGTTCGGTATCTGCAAAGGTGAAGGTAGTTTCAACGGTATTGGTCGTTATATCAATTTTGTCCAATTGGCCAGTGGTCTCATTGCCGGTCCAAGCCGGATTTCCTCCAGAGAGCACCCATAAACCACCATTGACCAATTGCATGGAATTTGGTCTATCGGCCACAGTTATGGGGGTTCCAGCGATATTGGTAGTGGCATCTATCACCGATACAATATTATTTTGACCAAATCCTCCTTGATGGGCCACATATAAGGTATTCTCATTGGCTACGATCCACTCCGGTCCCTCTGGTACAGAAATGGTCGATGCCACGGAATAACTTTCCAAATCTATCACCGCCACATAGTCATCATCAGGATTGGAACCATCGCCCCAGTTGGTCACATACCCTTTACCTTCGGCAAAGGCAATATGTCTTGGATTAAGAAGACCAGATTCAACGGTTCCGACAGATTCAAAGGTATACCGGTTGACAACTTCAACGGTTTGTGAATTGTTCACAACGATATAGGCCAAATCTCCATTAAATGCCATACTCTGTGCCACATCTCCCAGGGCTTCATCATTTACCTCATTAAAAATGCCGTTGGTCACCGTTGTTAAATCTTCGTTCACAAAAGAAACCGAAGCATTGCCTCCGAAGAAATTGCCTTCATGCAATACCAAAATGCCATTTTCAAAGGGGAAAGAATCATTATCGGTAATCGTTAGGGTCACGGAGTTATTGGATGCGATGAAATCCGATCCGCCATCTACCGCTGTCAGCGTTATGGTTATTTCTTCACTTTGTTCGACTTCATCATCATCGGTCAACACAAGGTTTTGGGTAACGGTGCTTTCCCCTGCATTCAAGGTCAAACTTCCAGAAAGTGCATTATAATCCTCTCCAGCAATGGCAGTTCCCGAAACTTCATAGGTCAGTGTTACATCGGTAGCGAATGTTTCTGTGGTGCTAAATGACACCTCAATGGTGCCACTATCTTCTGCAAAGGTGTCTTGGGTTACCGAGATGCTTATACTGGGCAATACAGGTTGGTCATCATCATCACTACAAGCAGTAAAGAATAGTACTGCTATGGCAATAATTAAAAAAAGTCTGTTGTTTCTCATTTTAAAAATTTAATACTAATTGGGTTTGAATATTTCTATTGGGCATTGGTCGTAATGCAATGTTTTCGTAATAGGCGTTGAATACGTTGTTGAGGATCAGGCCAAGTCTACATCGCAACTTGCCCTCGGTTTTTAGGCCATAGGTCACTCCCGCATTGGCCAGTTGGTATCCTTCCAGTTCACCTCCGATAATGGAAACCGGACCATTGTACAGATGTTGGTAAAAGGTGCCAAAGTTGGCAAAACGATACGCCAAGGAAACGTTACCTCTATGAAAAGGCACATAGATCAATTGCTCTCCTGTTTCTTTATCTTCTGAAACCGTGTAGGCATAGTGGGCCTTAAAATCGATCTCCTGTTTTTTGCCCATGGCTTTTTTGAACCCAAGCTCTACCTCTGCACCATAAATCTGCACATTGTCTACATTGATCGGCGACCAAATTCCTTGGTTGTTGGGCAACCAGCGAATCATATCCTCGGTGGTGATATAATAGCTGTTCAACTTTATGGTAATTGGATCTAATGTGAACCGATGCCCTAGGTCTACTTGATACGATCGTTCAGGCCGCAGCTCTAAATTGCCCCCTGGTTGCCAGTAAAGGTCATTAAAAGTGGGCAATCTAAAATTTCGTGACGCATTTAACTGAAGCGTATACACGTTTCCAAAATCATAGCTCCCATCCCAGGAAAAAACTACAGGACTGGAAAAATCTGACGAAAAATCTTGGCGTAGACTCAGGTTGTACCTTAATTTTTCCGTTACCGTATGCTTTAGCAATGCCGTAATGGCAAGGTCGTTACGTTGTGGTGAGCCAAAACTGCTTCCTCTGCTGGTGAAGTTGTTGTATTCTAAAAAGGAATTTAGCCGAAAAGCATCGGAGAGTTCAATATCGAGCGAATACCTTGCCAACAAAGTGGTTACCCTGCCCTCGGAAAAAATATCGGAATCCTTGTTTTCAAAATATTTAAAGGCATCATATAAATGCGCCATCTTTATACCGTGAGTTGCTTTGTTGCCAAATTTTACCCACTCCAATTGCGTGCGGTGATGGTCGTCTTGATATCGACTGCGCCCTGGGGCAACAAGAGTACCTGAAAGATTTCGATCGCCTATAAAGCTTTGGTGGTACAATCGAAGTGCCTGCTCGTCATTTAGCAGGTAGCCGGCATTGAAGTTGATGTTGACGTGTTCAAACTCTCCATTGGTATTTCGTTCATCAGTTTCTAGGTATAGATAATCGTTATCAGAACTGTTGTAGTTTACCCCAAAACTTGAAGACCATTTGCCCGTACCAAAACTGTTGTCATAATTCACACTTCGGGTATCAAAACTG is a window from the Muricauda sp. SCSIO 65647 genome containing:
- a CDS encoding diphthine--ammonia ligase yields the protein MDRPKTFFNWSSGKDAAMALHSIQEEKSLAVELLLTTINVKYDRVSMHGLHRSILEEQARAIEIPLEVLELDESPSMEDYHHLMTEKLTALKARGYTHTVFGDIFLEDLRNYRETMLAQMGIKAIFPLWKKDSKRLLLDFIDNGFKAIVICCNAELLPKSFCGRLIDHDFLNDLPKNVDPCGENGEFHTFCFDGPIFKKPVYFSKGKIIYRTYPAPQSEEGAMQQEYGFWYCDLALEN
- a CDS encoding cobalamin-binding protein codes for the protein MKSTTNQRPDTDYGPKRIVCLTEETTETLYLLGEESRIVGVSGFTVRPKRARKEKPKVSTFVDANIDEILALRPDLVIGFSDIQATIAKELIKRGVTVWINNHRSVQGILEMMVQLGALVDKREQAMHLVQKIETNIRQIGQSTSDWNKKPKVYFEEWYDPLITGIQWVSELIELAGGNDVFPENRRASLAKDRIIEDKNELVRRNPDIILASWCGKMFKKQKMLQRPNWQNITAVRRDDVFEIKSEIILQPGPAALMEGLPLLHQLFSKWIAKYG
- a CDS encoding Calx-beta domain-containing protein, whose amino-acid sequence is MRNNRLFLIIAIAVLFFTACSDDDDQPVLPSISISVTQDTFAEDSGTIEVSFSTTETFATDVTLTYEVSGTAIAGEDYNALSGSLTLNAGESTVTQNLVLTDDDEVEQSEEITITLTAVDGGSDFIASNNSVTLTITDNDSFPFENGILVLHEGNFFGGNASVSFVNEDLTTVTNGIFNEVNDEALGDVAQSMAFNGDLAYIVVNNSQTVEVVNRYTFESVGTVESGLLNPRHIAFAEGKGYVTNWGDGSNPDDDYVAVIDLESYSVASTISVPEGPEWIVANENTLYVAHQGGFGQNNIVSVIDATTNIAGTPITVADRPNSMQLVNGGLWVLSGGNPAWTGNETTGQLDKIDITTNTVETTFTFADTEHPSYLSVDGDDLYYVMGGSVFKMGVLDASLPTSAEITGVSFYDMSVNDGRLYGVDAKDFVSAGSLEVYDLSDNSLLESLEVSLIPGAVYFNGGFEF
- a CDS encoding TonB-dependent receptor plug domain-containing protein, producing the protein MIKNLWHNIVFFLLVFVQAAAQDLPLQNLDEVVVSDFRVKRYAEGHKVAELKDSTIQRNGIFLTSLLTFNSNIYFKENGLGMVSSPAFRGTNASHTAVIWNGININSQLNGQVDFNTINPLNYSSVAIRSGGGSVQFGTGAIGGSVHLNNDLKFEKHLEHQIFTGYGSFDTRSVNYDNSFGTGKWSSSFGVNYNSSDNDYLYLETDERNTNGEFEHVNINFNAGYLLNDEQALRLYHQSFIGDRNLSGTLVAPGRSRYQDDHHRTQLEWVKFGNKATHGIKMAHLYDAFKYFENKDSDIFSEGRVTTLLARYSLDIELSDAFRLNSFLEYNNFTSRGSSFGSPQRNDLAITALLKHTVTEKLRYNLSLRQDFSSDFSSPVVFSWDGSYDFGNVYTLQLNASRNFRLPTFNDLYWQPGGNLELRPERSYQVDLGHRFTLDPITIKLNSYYITTEDMIRWLPNNQGIWSPINVDNVQIYGAEVELGFKKAMGKKQEIDFKAHYAYTVSEDKETGEQLIYVPFHRGNVSLAYRFANFGTFYQHLYNGPVSIIGGELEGYQLANAGVTYGLKTEGKLRCRLGLILNNVFNAYYENIALRPMPNRNIQTQLVLNF